In Gemmatimonadaceae bacterium, the following are encoded in one genomic region:
- a CDS encoding polyribonucleotide nucleotidyltransferase: protein MERIERDFAGRKLIIETGRMAKQASGSAVVQYGDTMVLAAVTVSETESPLSFFPLLVEYRDKAYAAGKIPGGFIKREGRPHDSEIVKARIIDRSIRPLFPEGFKNEVQVFIYVISADQENDADVLALLAASYAINSSKIPFMGPIAAVRVGRVQENWILNPTFQQLPYSDMDIVVAGSQDSIMMVEGGAIEISEADTLAALNVAQGGIRELVAIQEEMLSRGRTPKMTWTKAEPAEALVARVKALAEGKINEAINQPDKHGRIAAVEAVKKAVAAELLVEFPDNGKDISTLVADAEYDSLRAQVLATGKRVDGRGPTEVRTITIDTPVLPRAHGSALFTRGQTQALVAVTLGTAQDVQRLDSIDDKGETTKSFMLHYNFPPFSTGEVRPMRGTSRREIGHGNLAERALQSVLPPFEEFPYTIRIVSDVLESNGSSSMASVCGGSLALFDGGVPIRGAVAGVAMGLIKEGKKYAILTDILGTEDHLGDMDFKVAGTENGITSIQMDIKVQGLSLDIMKEALDQAREGRLHILGEMMKALPAPRSDLSAYAPRIVTININPEKIGELIGPKGKTIRGIQEETGAELTVDDSGLVTIAAVGGEAMERARQMVQALTAEPIIGDTYEGTVKSTTAFGAFVEIMPGTEGLVHISELKHGRTEKTEDVVSKGDRVKVKLLERDERGRLRLSMKALVPKPEAGDGGSPFESSESSGASGASSGASEESEAGSETGSAREERPRRPRSRSPRSGGGRTRE, encoded by the coding sequence ATGGAACGCATTGAACGCGATTTCGCCGGCCGGAAGCTCATTATCGAGACCGGCCGCATGGCAAAGCAGGCTTCAGGCTCTGCGGTAGTACAGTACGGCGACACGATGGTGCTGGCGGCAGTGACGGTGAGCGAGACGGAAAGCCCGCTCTCCTTCTTCCCCCTCCTCGTCGAATACAGGGACAAGGCCTACGCCGCGGGCAAGATCCCCGGCGGATTCATCAAGCGCGAAGGCCGTCCGCACGACTCCGAGATCGTCAAGGCGCGAATCATCGATCGCTCGATTCGCCCGCTCTTCCCCGAAGGATTCAAGAACGAGGTCCAGGTCTTCATCTACGTCATCTCCGCCGATCAGGAAAATGACGCCGATGTGCTCGCCCTCCTTGCCGCCTCGTACGCCATCAACTCGTCGAAAATCCCGTTCATGGGACCGATAGCCGCTGTCCGCGTCGGACGCGTGCAGGAGAACTGGATTCTCAATCCGACCTTCCAGCAGCTCCCGTACAGCGACATGGATATTGTCGTCGCCGGCTCACAGGACTCGATCATGATGGTCGAAGGCGGCGCGATCGAAATCAGCGAGGCCGATACGCTGGCAGCGCTGAACGTCGCGCAGGGCGGCATCCGCGAGCTCGTCGCGATTCAGGAGGAGATGCTCTCCCGCGGCCGCACCCCGAAAATGACGTGGACCAAAGCCGAGCCGGCCGAGGCGCTCGTCGCCCGCGTCAAGGCGCTCGCCGAGGGCAAGATCAACGAGGCCATCAACCAGCCCGACAAGCACGGCCGCATCGCCGCCGTCGAAGCGGTAAAGAAGGCGGTCGCAGCGGAGCTCCTCGTCGAGTTCCCCGACAACGGCAAGGACATCTCCACTCTCGTCGCCGACGCCGAGTACGACAGTCTTCGCGCCCAGGTGCTCGCCACCGGCAAGCGCGTGGACGGTCGCGGTCCCACCGAAGTCCGCACAATCACCATCGACACGCCGGTTCTGCCCCGCGCCCACGGCTCGGCGCTCTTCACGCGCGGACAGACGCAGGCGCTCGTCGCGGTGACGCTCGGTACGGCGCAGGATGTCCAGCGCCTCGACTCGATCGACGACAAGGGCGAGACGACGAAGTCGTTCATGCTCCACTACAACTTCCCGCCGTTCTCCACCGGTGAAGTCCGCCCGATGCGCGGCACCAGCCGCCGCGAGATCGGACACGGCAACCTCGCGGAGCGCGCGCTGCAGAGCGTCCTGCCGCCGTTCGAGGAGTTCCCGTACACCATCCGCATCGTCTCCGACGTGCTCGAGTCGAACGGATCGTCGTCAATGGCTTCGGTCTGCGGCGGCTCGCTCGCCCTGTTCGACGGTGGCGTTCCGATCCGCGGCGCTGTCGCCGGCGTGGCGATGGGCCTGATCAAGGAAGGGAAGAAGTATGCGATCCTCACCGATATCCTCGGTACCGAAGACCACCTCGGCGACATGGACTTCAAGGTCGCTGGAACCGAGAACGGGATCACGTCCATCCAGATGGACATCAAGGTTCAGGGCCTGTCGCTCGACATCATGAAGGAAGCGCTCGACCAGGCGCGCGAGGGACGTCTCCACATCCTTGGCGAAATGATGAAGGCGCTGCCCGCTCCGCGCTCCGACCTCTCGGCGTATGCACCGCGCATCGTGACGATCAACATCAACCCCGAGAAGATCGGTGAGCTGATCGGACCGAAGGGCAAGACCATCCGCGGCATCCAGGAAGAAACCGGGGCCGAGCTGACGGTTGACGATTCGGGTCTCGTGACGATCGCCGCTGTCGGCGGCGAGGCGATGGAGCGGGCACGCCAGATGGTTCAGGCGCTGACCGCCGAGCCGATCATCGGCGACACGTACGAAGGCACAGTCAAGAGCACGACCGCTTTCGGCGCGTTCGTCGAGATCATGCCGGGCACCGAAGGACTGGTCCACATCTCCGAGCTCAAGCACGGCCGCACTGAAAAGACCGAGGACGTCGTCAGCAAGGGCGATCGTGTGAAGGTCAAGCTGCTCGAGCGCGACGAGCGCGGACGCCTGCGTCTGTCCATGAAGGCACTGGTGCCGAAGCCCGAAGCCGGCGACGGCGGCTCACCGTTCGAAAGCTCCGAGTCGAGCGGTGCGTCTGGTGCGTCGAGCGGCGCGTCCGAGGAAAGCGAAGCCGGAAGCGAGACGGGCTCGGCCCGCGAGGAACGCCCTCGGCGTCCGCGCAGCCGTTCACCTCGTAGCGGCGGAGGTCGCACCCGGGAGTGA
- a CDS encoding pitrilysin family protein gives MSAFATKDEAGLRRTVLSNGLTVLSEHMPGVRSVALGAWVRAASLNETPEVMGVSHMLEHMVFKGTPTRSAKDLALALETLGGSLDAYTSREHTAYQARVLDEHVEIAAEVVADLIFRPLLKQSDLDLERKVVLEEINTVDDTPDDLVFELHGSELWGSHPYGYPILGTRETVTSLTPGDLRSLHDRAYHPGNIVVAASGNIGHDELLRILNVTGWADIPAHSTRPAGPPPPTPRPPSMQHFDRNSAQTHIVFGSATIPHGDPRRHALSLVGMLLGGGMSSRLFQRIREDLGLAYTVYSFQSFHRDSGNHGIYVGTAPDTAAEAAEAIRAELQLVSTKGIPEDELAAGKSQLKGQITLSLESVSSRMYRAAGVELYSEEYRTLDELLALIDGITVKTVMNVCGEFFSPDSQTIVSLGPHAAF, from the coding sequence GTGAGTGCATTCGCGACGAAGGATGAAGCAGGACTTCGCCGCACCGTACTTTCCAACGGCCTGACCGTACTCTCGGAGCACATGCCGGGAGTGCGGTCGGTTGCTTTGGGGGCCTGGGTGCGCGCAGCGTCGCTGAACGAGACGCCGGAGGTGATGGGGGTCTCGCATATGCTCGAGCACATGGTCTTCAAGGGCACGCCGACACGTTCGGCGAAGGACCTGGCGCTTGCCCTCGAGACTCTGGGTGGATCGCTCGACGCATACACATCGCGCGAGCACACGGCCTATCAGGCGCGCGTGCTGGACGAGCATGTCGAGATCGCAGCGGAAGTGGTGGCCGATCTCATATTCCGGCCGCTGCTGAAGCAGTCCGACCTCGACCTCGAGCGAAAGGTCGTGCTCGAGGAGATCAATACGGTGGATGATACACCGGATGATCTCGTTTTCGAGCTGCATGGCTCCGAGCTGTGGGGCTCGCATCCGTACGGATATCCCATACTTGGGACGAGGGAGACTGTCACCTCGCTCACGCCCGGCGATCTCAGGTCCCTTCACGACCGTGCCTATCATCCGGGGAACATCGTCGTGGCGGCGTCGGGCAATATCGGGCACGACGAGTTGTTGAGGATCCTGAATGTCACGGGCTGGGCCGACATTCCGGCGCATTCGACGCGTCCGGCCGGTCCGCCGCCGCCGACGCCGCGGCCGCCGTCAATGCAGCACTTCGACCGCAACAGCGCCCAGACTCATATAGTGTTCGGCTCCGCGACCATACCTCACGGCGATCCGCGGCGGCATGCTCTCAGCCTGGTTGGGATGCTTCTGGGCGGAGGGATGAGCTCGCGGCTGTTCCAGAGGATCCGTGAGGATCTGGGGCTGGCCTACACCGTCTATTCCTTCCAGTCGTTCCACCGCGACTCCGGAAACCACGGCATCTACGTCGGTACCGCGCCCGATACGGCGGCCGAGGCGGCAGAGGCGATTCGCGCGGAGCTCCAGCTGGTATCCACGAAAGGCATTCCCGAAGACGAGCTGGCCGCTGGAAAAAGCCAGCTAAAGGGGCAGATTACACTGTCGCTCGAGAGTGTCTCTTCCCGGATGTACAGGGCCGCCGGTGTCGAGCTCTACAGCGAAGAGTATCGGACGCTGGATGAGCTGCTTGCGCTGATCGACGGAATAACCGTAAAGACAGTCATGAATGTATGCGGCGAGTTCTTCTCGCCGGATTCGCAGACAATTGTAAGTCTCGGGCCGCACGCGGCGTTCTGA
- the ald gene encoding alanine dehydrogenase has product MKIGVPKEIKTNENRVALVPAGAEALVSAGHSVVVQQGAGEGSGFTDRYYTDAGAKIAPDAAMVWGDSEMIMKVKEPIAPEWPMMRKGQTIFTYFHFAADEKLTKAHMDSGAICIAYETVELPTRELPLLTPMSEVAGRMAVQEGAKYLEKLYGGRGVLLGGVPGVPPGKVVILGGGVVGINAAKMAAGLGAKVTVLDLSLERLRYLSDVMPANVTLIYSNRHNILEQISTADLVIGAVLIPGAVAPRLIRREDLKTMQPGSVIVDVAIDQGGCVETIHATTHENPTYVVDGVIHYGVANMPGGVSRTSTLALTNATFPYALRLANLGWKRACTESLALRKGLNVIEGNVVYPAVAEAFGLPLKDVDSFLN; this is encoded by the coding sequence ATGAAGATTGGCGTTCCGAAGGAGATCAAGACGAATGAGAATCGCGTTGCGCTGGTTCCGGCAGGCGCCGAAGCTCTCGTCTCCGCAGGCCACAGCGTCGTTGTGCAGCAGGGAGCAGGAGAGGGAAGCGGGTTCACCGACAGGTACTACACGGACGCAGGCGCGAAGATCGCACCGGATGCTGCGATGGTGTGGGGCGACTCCGAGATGATCATGAAAGTGAAGGAACCGATCGCCCCGGAGTGGCCGATGATGAGAAAGGGCCAGACGATCTTCACGTATTTCCATTTCGCGGCCGACGAGAAGCTGACGAAGGCGCACATGGACAGCGGCGCGATCTGCATCGCGTACGAAACCGTCGAGCTTCCGACGCGCGAGCTTCCGCTGCTCACTCCGATGTCCGAGGTCGCAGGACGCATGGCGGTGCAGGAAGGCGCCAAGTATCTCGAGAAGCTCTACGGCGGACGCGGCGTTCTGCTTGGCGGCGTCCCTGGCGTTCCTCCCGGAAAGGTGGTGATTCTCGGCGGCGGCGTAGTTGGAATCAATGCGGCAAAGATGGCCGCCGGACTCGGCGCCAAGGTCACCGTTCTCGACCTCTCGCTCGAGCGTCTGCGGTACCTCTCCGACGTCATGCCGGCGAATGTGACGCTCATCTATTCCAATCGTCACAATATTCTGGAACAGATATCAACCGCGGACCTGGTCATCGGCGCTGTGCTGATACCGGGCGCGGTCGCTCCGCGCCTCATCCGCCGCGAGGACCTGAAGACAATGCAACCGGGATCCGTCATCGTGGACGTGGCCATTGACCAGGGCGGATGCGTCGAGACAATTCATGCGACCACGCATGAGAACCCCACGTATGTAGTTGACGGGGTGATCCATTACGGCGTCGCCAACATGCCTGGCGGCGTTTCACGCACATCCACGCTCGCACTCACCAACGCGACGTTCCCGTACGCGCTTCGCCTAGCCAATCTCGGCTGGAAGCGGGCGTGCACGGAAAGCCTTGCCCTCAGGAAGGGACTGAATGTCATCGAAGGCAACGTGGTCTATCCCGCAGTCGCCGAGGCATTCGGCTTGCCACTGAAAGACGTCGATTCTTTCCTGAACTAA
- a CDS encoding rod shape-determining protein has protein sequence MRWPFKAGSLFPANTIAVDLGTANTLIYVKGQGIVLNEPSVVALDRETKKIKGVGLEAKRMLGRTPENVIAIRPMKDGVIADFDVTEKMLRYFLALIIENHVFKIKPRVIVCVPSGITEVERRAVRDSALGAGAKEVFMVAEPMAAAIGVGLPVEMPTGNMVIDIGGGTTEIAVIALSGIVSDTSIRTGGDELDMAILQSMRKNYNLLIGESTAEQVKIQIGSAYPIGEEREMEVRGRDLVSGIPKSVRIHSAEIRDAVQEPIQQIVGAVRRALEITPPELAADIVERGIVMTGGGALIRGLDVLLSQETGLPIHVDEDPLTCVVRGTGRILDDEEKYWSVLTT, from the coding sequence ATGCGCTGGCCCTTCAAGGCAGGTTCACTGTTCCCCGCGAACACGATCGCAGTCGATCTCGGCACCGCGAACACGCTCATCTATGTGAAGGGCCAGGGAATCGTGCTGAATGAGCCCTCTGTCGTCGCTCTCGATCGTGAGACGAAGAAGATCAAGGGAGTCGGGCTCGAGGCCAAGCGCATGCTGGGTCGCACGCCTGAAAACGTGATCGCCATCCGTCCGATGAAGGATGGCGTCATCGCCGACTTCGACGTGACGGAGAAAATGCTGCGCTACTTCCTCGCGCTCATCATCGAAAACCACGTGTTCAAAATCAAGCCGCGCGTCATCGTCTGCGTACCATCGGGCATCACCGAGGTGGAGAGGCGCGCGGTGCGCGACTCCGCTCTCGGCGCTGGCGCCAAGGAAGTGTTTATGGTTGCCGAGCCGATGGCGGCGGCGATCGGCGTCGGTCTGCCGGTAGAGATGCCGACCGGCAACATGGTGATCGACATCGGCGGTGGCACGACCGAGATCGCGGTCATCGCGCTGTCGGGAATCGTGAGCGATACTTCCATCCGCACCGGCGGAGACGAGCTCGACATGGCGATTCTCCAGTCCATGAGAAAGAACTACAACCTGCTCATCGGCGAATCCACTGCCGAGCAGGTGAAGATCCAGATCGGATCGGCGTATCCGATCGGCGAGGAGCGCGAGATGGAAGTAAGGGGGCGCGACCTCGTGTCCGGAATTCCGAAGAGTGTGCGGATTCATTCCGCCGAGATCCGCGACGCTGTGCAGGAGCCGATTCAGCAGATCGTCGGCGCGGTGAGGCGCGCACTGGAAATCACGCCGCCTGAGCTCGCCGCCGATATCGTCGAGCGCGGCATCGTCATGACCGGCGGCGGGGCTTTGATCCGCGGTCTCGACGTCCTGCTTTCGCAGGAGACCGGTCTGCCGATCCACGTGGACGAAGATCCCCTGACCTGTGTGGTACGCGGCACCGGGCGCATCCTCGACGACGAGGAGAAGTACTGGTCCGTGCTCACCACCTGA
- the mreC gene encoding rod shape-determining protein MreC: MAHAVRSSNRRDLIVLVAAALLALVARGLPQNLRDPVASSMRRTFLAPLVMLQERAEASRRSLLLDNERTAIRDSVALRAMTVDALVSENDRLRQIIGLGARLRWGFVPAEAIHGRGVRDVTTMTLTAGSNAGVRRLSPVVSPEGVVGMVSNVDPTMSEALIWTHPDFRVSAMSQDGSAFGIVQAHAASATTGYLMELRGIPFRSTLKPGALVVSSGLGGVWPRGIPIGTVLSEISTAEGWARTYLLKPVVSPADVGAVMILRNDRASKGFENVWSSVAAADAAAQRIVIAGDSAAKSAALAEAAARRAALDTMARDSTASGQIPGGLPPELMPDTVTRQPVAAPPMDSAAAAAAAARREAARRAVARRDSARRDSARRDSIARDSTKRSPSPTRGD, translated from the coding sequence GTGGCGCACGCAGTCCGGAGCAGCAATCGCCGTGACCTGATCGTACTCGTCGCCGCGGCGCTGCTGGCGCTGGTGGCACGCGGTCTTCCGCAGAACCTCCGCGACCCCGTTGCGAGCTCGATGCGAAGAACTTTCCTGGCGCCGCTCGTGATGCTGCAGGAGCGCGCCGAGGCGAGCAGGAGATCGCTGCTTCTCGACAACGAGCGGACCGCTATTCGCGACAGCGTCGCTTTGCGCGCGATGACCGTGGACGCGCTGGTGAGCGAGAACGACCGGTTGCGACAGATCATTGGACTCGGCGCGCGACTCAGGTGGGGCTTCGTTCCCGCTGAAGCGATTCACGGGCGCGGCGTGCGCGACGTGACCACGATGACCCTCACGGCGGGATCGAACGCCGGCGTGCGGCGTCTCAGTCCGGTGGTTTCGCCGGAAGGCGTCGTCGGGATGGTGTCCAACGTCGATCCGACGATGAGCGAGGCGCTGATCTGGACGCACCCGGACTTCCGCGTGAGCGCGATGTCGCAGGATGGCAGCGCGTTCGGGATCGTCCAGGCCCATGCGGCAAGCGCGACCACCGGATACCTCATGGAGCTCCGCGGGATTCCGTTCCGCAGCACACTCAAGCCGGGCGCCCTCGTCGTGAGCTCCGGGCTCGGCGGAGTGTGGCCTCGTGGCATTCCTATCGGGACAGTGCTTTCGGAGATCAGCACGGCTGAGGGGTGGGCGCGGACCTATCTGCTCAAGCCGGTTGTCTCTCCGGCGGATGTAGGCGCGGTGATGATTCTTCGCAACGACCGCGCCAGCAAGGGCTTCGAAAACGTGTGGAGCAGCGTCGCCGCGGCGGACGCCGCCGCACAGCGGATAGTGATTGCCGGCGATTCCGCAGCGAAGAGCGCGGCGCTGGCCGAAGCGGCCGCGAGGCGCGCGGCTCTCGACACGATGGCCCGCGACTCGACCGCGAGCGGTCAGATTCCCGGCGGACTGCCTCCCGAACTGATGCCCGATACTGTAACTCGCCAGCCGGTCGCGGCGCCGCCCATGGATTCGGCGGCAGCAGCGGCAGCCGCCGCGAGGCGTGAAGCAGCTCGGCGCGCGGTGGCACGCCGGGATTCGGCACGCCGGGATTCGGCGCGCCGGGACTCGATCGCTCGCGATTCGACCAAGCGGTCTCCAAGCCCCACCAGAGGCGACTGA
- the mreD gene encoding rod shape-determining protein MreD, with translation MNLGSIGKALATFLILVLLHYTLRPLLGWRAPMDFLVLALLLSAIRVRPAAGAIIGFALGIVSDSLTPDALGAGAVAMTIVGYLASWLKAVFFAENLALNAFFFFLGKWVFDLIYFSVEQRLGGIELIQQLLLWSPLSAAATSIAGVLLLFIMRPLLEPAKS, from the coding sequence ATGAATCTGGGCAGCATCGGCAAAGCTCTCGCGACGTTTCTGATCCTCGTGCTTCTGCATTACACGCTCCGCCCGCTGCTCGGATGGCGCGCCCCGATGGACTTTCTCGTGCTGGCGCTCCTGCTGTCGGCGATTCGGGTACGTCCCGCCGCGGGCGCGATCATCGGATTTGCTCTTGGTATAGTGTCCGACTCGCTGACGCCCGATGCGCTCGGCGCGGGGGCGGTCGCGATGACCATCGTCGGGTATCTCGCGTCGTGGCTCAAGGCCGTGTTCTTCGCCGAAAACCTCGCCCTCAACGCGTTCTTCTTCTTCCTCGGCAAGTGGGTTTTCGACCTGATCTATTTCAGCGTCGAGCAACGCCTTGGGGGTATCGAGCTCATCCAGCAGCTGCTGTTGTGGTCTCCTCTTTCGGCGGCTGCGACTTCGATCGCCGGCGTGC